A DNA window from Theobroma cacao cultivar B97-61/B2 chromosome 5, Criollo_cocoa_genome_V2, whole genome shotgun sequence contains the following coding sequences:
- the LOC18598958 gene encoding protein ATAF2 produces MEQFHEQNSMQISAAANGIDVDPTCSRSDETDLLEEYFNSFPYGYRFCPSDEELIEHYLKKKVNNETLPLNRISEINLYSKDPSELAAEFKPLTETEWYFFTPRQKKYPNGSRPNRATPEGYWKPTGTDKAIPPGSGHPIGYKKTLDFYEGKHPGGRKTDWKMHEYKVKDNTSQNNGRAKNDMKLDDWVLCKLYNKKEKNGEDAGNSVTQATVIISQNEASVMPERNNEFEDIASQPNPNYGSLQHEDESSYGMYLMLSEPTAPILDNDISFYSIEDCFPDVFDGQGLTAEINTEISYVISNLEMGKRLFDDQEAPSTSVAGPVDVDCFWHY; encoded by the exons ATGGAGCAATTCCATGAGCAAAACAGCATGCAAATTTCAGCTGCTGCTAATGGTATAGACGTTGACCCCACCTGTTCTCGTAGCGATGAAACCGACTTACTTGAAGAATATTTCAACTCCTTTCCTTATGGATATCGATTTTGCCCTTCTGACGAGGAGTTGATTGAGCATTACTTAAAGAAGAAGGTGAACAATGAAACCTTACCTCTTAACCGCATTAGCGAGATTAATCTCTACAGCAAAGATCCTTCGGAGCTCGCCG CGGAATTCAAACCACTGACAGAAACAGAGTGGTATTTTTTCACTCCAAGACAGAAAAAATATCCGAATGGATCAAGGCCAAATCGTGCTACTCCTGAGGGATATTGGAAGCCAACTGGAACTGATAAGGCCATTCCCCCTGGTTCTGGGCACCCTATTGGATACAAAAAGACCCTTGATTTCTACGAAGGGAAGCACCCAGGAGGGAGAAAAACTGATTGGAAAATGCATGAATATAAAGTTAAAGACAACACTTCTCAAAACAATGGCAGGGCCAAGAATGATATGAAG TTGGATGATTGGGTTTTGTGCAAGCTATACaataagaaggaaaagaatggTGAAGATGCAGGGAATAGTGTGACTCAGGCGACTGTGATTATATCACAGAATGAAGCGTCTGTAATGCCTGAAAGGAATAATGAGTTTGAGGACATTGCATCTCAGCCAAATCCTAATTACGGATCATTACAACATGAAGACGAATCATCTTACGGAATGTATTTGATGCTCAGTGAACCTACAGCTCCTATTCTAGATAACGATATTTCCTTTTATAGTATAGAGGATTGTTTCCCTGATGTATTCGACGGTCAAG GTTTAACAGCTGAGATTAACACTGAAATCTCTTATGTCATATCGAATCTTGAAATGGGAAAGAGGCTATTTGATGATCAAGAAGCCCCTTCTACTTCAGTTGCTGGACCAGTAGACGTTGATTGTTTTTGGCATTACTGA